From Anopheles arabiensis isolate DONGOLA chromosome 3, AaraD3, whole genome shotgun sequence, a single genomic window includes:
- the LOC120902658 gene encoding formin-2 isoform X1 has product MATASSSASTSPPRIKVKKEICTDNDTIKELAETAMNDILGWYGYDSVDRLELAANNVLPSTSNITNTTAPLDEVDGEEEEDEEEGPGVRQKQSSPPARLSSSASSTAAALLKTKSKQSALIGSGHYLARDEPSTSLAVAGGSERRVQRDATSSGGRPGQSGSPPDPTRNGIVLHHQAHQQQQQQQQQLHHHHHHHHNAPAGGESSTSEKDSSRESSKSPMLMKMLTDKQEQTCQWCRKVIPSHQTGILGTTEGMIFCTEACFSQSRRASFKRAKTCDWCRHVRHAVSYVDFQDGASQLQFCSDKCLNQYKMQIFCNETQAHLEMNPHLKEKSTSAGKVTGTPAQQDRFNVLLLILFLCVSILGTLITPELWMKNCKSCSISPVSDRSESVSPVPSLPVRSSPEPSPVLLRSPTPAKKPLISVAPASKLLSKSLQPSTLPTRPSPKSSRKRRTGHRPPAGMNASMSSGKRSTATHQAEYGGSGGASSSINNNNNVTIPNNNLLTGGGPGTVPQKPPSSVQDLRILQKKVHGSVVNLAPNDGPPHGAGYDGRDLTGGPLGPPPPPPPGGAVLNIPPQFLPPPLNLLRAPFFPLNPAQLRFPAGFPNLPNAQPPPAPPPPPPMGPPPSPLAGGPLGGPAGSRPPLPNLLGFGGAAPPVTILVPYPIIIPLPLPIPVPIPVIDFLKAALPKGESEKADEKRAEQKDEQRATDTTAVMLVDSDEALGGEEAPLPDPPLEDDSDVPLDFTVGSQGKEAERDAPTSSRNEPWNDLPVETSSPVREPALPTYALSTIVAAETAGVPVPPMGEDEAHCEPAESAKRLLPKFKITRLEGGGKMVLQEGVVEGGTKDETDMERERKEMVERSRPLRKRKRLVVQQHLHELAEEHELAERTNDGDGNTGEAQEYRSGGIELRSGNKSVSK; this is encoded by the exons GAGCTGGCGGAAACGGCGATGAACGACATCCTCGGTTGGTACGGGTACGACAGTGTCGATCGTCTCGAGCTGGCCGCTAACAATGTGCTACCGTCCACTTCTAacatcaccaacaccaccgcccCACTGGACGAAGTAgatggggaggaggaggaagacgaGGAGGAAGGTCCAGGTGTTCGGCAGAAACAATCCAGCCCACCCGCTCGACTGTCATCCAGCGCATCgtccactgctgctgcactgctgAAGACAAAATCGAAACAATCGGCTCTCATCGGTAGTGGTCATTATCTGGCACGGGACGAACCCTCCACGTCGTTAGCAGTAGCAGGTGGCAGTGAGCGACGGGTGCAACGCGATGCAACGTCCAGCGGGGGCCGGCCAGGACAGTCCGGTTCGCCACCCGACCCAACACGGAACGGTATCGTCTTACATCATCAagcgcatcagcagcaacagcagcagcagcagcagcttcatcatcatcatcaccaccatcataaTGCTCCGGCTGGCGGGGAAAGCTCCACCTCGGAGAAGGATAGCTCGCGGGAAAGCTCCAAGAGCCCGATGCTGATGAAAATGCTGACCGACAAGCAAG AGCAAACTTGCCAGTGGTGCCGTAAGGTGATACCGTCCCATCAGACCGGCATACTCGGCACGACCGAGGGCATGATCTTCTGTACCGAGGCGTGCTTTTCCCAGTCGCGCCGGGCGTCCTTCAAGCGGGCGAAAACGTGCGACTGGTGCCGGCACGTGCGCCACGCCGTCAGCTACGTCGACTTCCAGGACGGTGCCTCTCAGTTGCAGTTCTGCTCGGACAAGTGTCTCAACCAGTACAAGATGCAAATCTTCTGCAACGAAACGCAGGCCCATCTGGAGATGAATCCACACCTGAAGGAGAAGAGCACGTCGGCGGGTAAGGTTACCGGGACTCCGGCTCAGCAGGATCGTTTCAATGTTCTATTATTAAtcttatttttgtgtgtgtcaatTTTAGGAACTCTCATCACGCCCGAACTGTGGATGAAGAATTGCAAAAGCTGCTCAATATCCCCGGTGTCCGATCGGTCCGAGTCGGTATCGCCCGTACCCTCGCTGCCGGTACGCTCGTCACCGGAACCTTCGCCAGTGCTGCTGCGATCTCCAACGCCCGCGAAAAAGCCGCTCATATCGGTGGCACCCGCATCGAAGCTGCTGTCCAAATCGCTCCAGCCCAGCACGCTTCCGACCCGCCCGAGTCCAAAGAGCTCCCGCAAGCGCCGTACCGGCCATAGACCACCGGCGGGCATGAATGCTTCGATGTCGTCCGGCAAGCGATCAACAGCGACGCACCAGGCGGAAtatggtggtagtggtggtgctaGTAGCagcataaacaacaacaacaacgttaCCATCCCGAACAACAATCTACTAACCGGTGGCGGTCCTGGGACGGTCCCGCAAAAGCCACCGTCCAGTGTGCAGGATTTAAGAATTTTGCAAAAGAAGGTGCACGGCTCCGTCGTGAACCTGGCGCCAAACGATGGGCCCCCGCACGGTGCCGGGTACGATGGGCGCGATCTCACCGGTGGTCCGCTTGGTCCACCGCCTCCACCACCCCCGGGTGGTGCGGTGTTAAATATTCCACCCCAGTTCCTACCGCCACCGTTGAATCTGTTGCGTGCGCCCTTCTTCCCGCTCAACCCGGCCCAGCTACGGTTCCCCGCGGGGTTTCCGAACCTACCGAATGCACAGCCTccgccggcaccaccaccaccaccaccgatgggACCACCGCCGAGCCCACTGGCGGGTGGCCCTCTAGGCGGTCCTGCCGGTAGCCGACCACCCCTCCCGAACCTGCTCGGATTCGGTGGTGCCGCTCCACCTGTCACGATTCTCGTCCCGTATCCCATCATCATACCGCTACCGCTACCCATTCCCGTACCGATTCCTGTGATAGACTTCCTGAAAGCGGCCCTCCCGAAGGGAGAAAGTGAGAAGGCGGACGAGAAACGGGCGGAACAGAAGGACGAACAACGCGCGACGGACACAACGGCGGTGATGCTGGTGGATAGTGACGAGGCGTTGGGTGGTGAGGAGGCGCCGCTGCCGGACCCTCCGCTTGAGGATGATTCCGATGTGCCGCTCGATTTTACCGTGGGCAGCCAGGGAAAGGAGGCGGAGCGAGACGCACCAACAAGCAGTCGAAACGAGCCGTGGAACGACCTGCCGGTGGAAACTTCCAGCCCGGTGCGCGAGCCAGCGCTGCCAACGTATGCACTCTCGACGATTGTGGCGGCTGAAACGGCGGGCGTTCCTGTGCCACCGATGGGTGAAGATGAGGCACACTGCGAGCCCGCTGAGTCTGCCAAGCGATTATTGCCAAAGTTTAAAATCACCCGGCTGGAGGGGGGTGGAAAGATGGTGCTACAGGAGGGTGTTGTGGAGGGCGGCACAAAGGACGAGACGGACATGGAGCGCGAACGCAAGGAGATGGTGGAGCGCAGCAGGCCGTTGCGCAAGCGGAAGCGGCTCGTGGTGCAGCAGCATCTGCACGAGCTGGCGGAAGAGCACGAGCTGGCGGAGCGTACGAACGATGGGGATGGGAACACCGGGGAAGCGCAAGAGTACCGGAGCGGTGGCATTGAGCTGCGGTCGGGTAATAAAAGTGTGAGCAAGTAA
- the LOC120902659 gene encoding guanine nucleotide-binding protein subunit beta-like protein 1, giving the protein MALLPPDPVFCLRSPEACSYYSLCFHTPEHLYAGTDKGTVQLWELNTNRTSYQLAVGSSPLLNLAHTSDALITQEKDGTVKLWALADAEYLLRHEISTEHVGFCRLAYDARTSTVIVPRDRAAISVLCGKTFSETMRLTPTADDEKALPYGTVMCFLPVELQSQRYLLAGYESGALVLWDCRTGRPVSSTTHYVTENADCVQTIDYDPVTNRGVCGGSADKLSVFSIDRNTHQLLPKSDIAIKNAGVHRVRIRKDLKVFASAGWDGRLRIFSWKSLRPLAVLTEHKGELLDVAYSEAKVTMWNAPVMAAAGKDGQISLWDLYK; this is encoded by the exons ATGGCCTTACTTCCACCGGATCCGGTGTTTTGCCTGCGCTCGCCGGAAGCCTGCTCCTACTACTCGCTCTGCTTCCACACCCCGGAGCACCTGTACGCCGGCACGGACAAAGGAACCGTCCAGCTGTGGGAGCTAAAT acgaacCGCACGTCATACCAGCTCGCCGTCGGCTCTAGCCCGCTCCTGAACCTCGCCCACACCTCCGACGCACTGATCACGCAGGAAAAGGACGGCACGGTGAAGCTGTGGGCGCTGGCCGATGCCGAGTACCTGTTGCGCCACGAAATCTCCACCGAGCACGTCGGGTTCTGCCGGCTGGCGTACGACGCCCGCACGAGCACTGTGATAGTACCGCGCGACCGGGCCGCCATCAGTGTCCTGTGCGGCAAAACGTTCAGCGAAACGATGCGCCTCACACCGACGGCCGACGACGAGAAGGCGCTGCCGTACGGTACCGTCATGTGCTTCCTGCCGGTGGAGCTACAATCCCAGCGCTATCTGCTGGCCGGGTACGAGTCCGGTGCGCTGGTACTGTGGGACTGCCGGACCGGCCGCCCGGTCTCATCCACCACGCACTACGTCACAGAGAACGCGGACTGCGTGCAAACGATCGATTACGATCCCGTCACGAACCGGGGCGTGTGCGGCGGGTCCGCCGACAAGCTGTCCGTCTTTTCCATCGATCGCAACACGCACCAGCTGCTGCCGAAGAGCGACATTGCGATCAAGAATGCCGGCGTGCACCGGGTACGCATCCGGAAGGATCTGAAGGTGTTCGCCAGTGCCGGGTGGGATGGCCGGTTGCGCATCTTCTCGTGGAAGAGCTTGCGGCCACTGGCCGTACTGACCGAGCACAAGGGCGAACTGCTGGACGTGGCGTACTCGGAGGCGAAGGTGACGATGTGGAACGCGCCCGTCATGGCGGCGGCCGGCAAAGACGGGCAGATCTCGCTCTGGGATTTGTACAAATGA
- the LOC120902658 gene encoding uncharacterized protein LOC120902658 isoform X2 has protein sequence MATASSSASTSPPRIKVKKEICTDNDTIKELAETAMNDILGWYGYDSVDRLELAANNVLPSTSNITNTTAPLDEVDGEEEEDEEEGPGVRQKQSSPPARLSSSASSTAAALLKTKSKQSALIGSGHYLARDEPSTSLAVAGGSERRVQRDATSSGGRPGQSGSPPDPTRNGIVLHHQAHQQQQQQQQQLHHHHHHHHNAPAGGESSTSEKDSSRESSKSPMLMKMLTDKQEQTCQWCRKVIPSHQTGILGTTEGMIFCTEACFSQSRRASFKRAKTCDWCRHVRHAVSYVDFQDGASQLQFCSDKCLNQYKMQIFCNETQAHLEMNPHLKEKSTSAGTLITPELWMKNCKSCSISPVSDRSESVSPVPSLPVRSSPEPSPVLLRSPTPAKKPLISVAPASKLLSKSLQPSTLPTRPSPKSSRKRRTGHRPPAGMNASMSSGKRSTATHQAEYGGSGGASSSINNNNNVTIPNNNLLTGGGPGTVPQKPPSSVQDLRILQKKVHGSVVNLAPNDGPPHGAGYDGRDLTGGPLGPPPPPPPGGAVLNIPPQFLPPPLNLLRAPFFPLNPAQLRFPAGFPNLPNAQPPPAPPPPPPMGPPPSPLAGGPLGGPAGSRPPLPNLLGFGGAAPPVTILVPYPIIIPLPLPIPVPIPVIDFLKAALPKGESEKADEKRAEQKDEQRATDTTAVMLVDSDEALGGEEAPLPDPPLEDDSDVPLDFTVGSQGKEAERDAPTSSRNEPWNDLPVETSSPVREPALPTYALSTIVAAETAGVPVPPMGEDEAHCEPAESAKRLLPKFKITRLEGGGKMVLQEGVVEGGTKDETDMERERKEMVERSRPLRKRKRLVVQQHLHELAEEHELAERTNDGDGNTGEAQEYRSGGIELRSGNKSVSK, from the exons GAGCTGGCGGAAACGGCGATGAACGACATCCTCGGTTGGTACGGGTACGACAGTGTCGATCGTCTCGAGCTGGCCGCTAACAATGTGCTACCGTCCACTTCTAacatcaccaacaccaccgcccCACTGGACGAAGTAgatggggaggaggaggaagacgaGGAGGAAGGTCCAGGTGTTCGGCAGAAACAATCCAGCCCACCCGCTCGACTGTCATCCAGCGCATCgtccactgctgctgcactgctgAAGACAAAATCGAAACAATCGGCTCTCATCGGTAGTGGTCATTATCTGGCACGGGACGAACCCTCCACGTCGTTAGCAGTAGCAGGTGGCAGTGAGCGACGGGTGCAACGCGATGCAACGTCCAGCGGGGGCCGGCCAGGACAGTCCGGTTCGCCACCCGACCCAACACGGAACGGTATCGTCTTACATCATCAagcgcatcagcagcaacagcagcagcagcagcagcttcatcatcatcatcaccaccatcataaTGCTCCGGCTGGCGGGGAAAGCTCCACCTCGGAGAAGGATAGCTCGCGGGAAAGCTCCAAGAGCCCGATGCTGATGAAAATGCTGACCGACAAGCAAG AGCAAACTTGCCAGTGGTGCCGTAAGGTGATACCGTCCCATCAGACCGGCATACTCGGCACGACCGAGGGCATGATCTTCTGTACCGAGGCGTGCTTTTCCCAGTCGCGCCGGGCGTCCTTCAAGCGGGCGAAAACGTGCGACTGGTGCCGGCACGTGCGCCACGCCGTCAGCTACGTCGACTTCCAGGACGGTGCCTCTCAGTTGCAGTTCTGCTCGGACAAGTGTCTCAACCAGTACAAGATGCAAATCTTCTGCAACGAAACGCAGGCCCATCTGGAGATGAATCCACACCTGAAGGAGAAGAGCACGTCGGCGG GAACTCTCATCACGCCCGAACTGTGGATGAAGAATTGCAAAAGCTGCTCAATATCCCCGGTGTCCGATCGGTCCGAGTCGGTATCGCCCGTACCCTCGCTGCCGGTACGCTCGTCACCGGAACCTTCGCCAGTGCTGCTGCGATCTCCAACGCCCGCGAAAAAGCCGCTCATATCGGTGGCACCCGCATCGAAGCTGCTGTCCAAATCGCTCCAGCCCAGCACGCTTCCGACCCGCCCGAGTCCAAAGAGCTCCCGCAAGCGCCGTACCGGCCATAGACCACCGGCGGGCATGAATGCTTCGATGTCGTCCGGCAAGCGATCAACAGCGACGCACCAGGCGGAAtatggtggtagtggtggtgctaGTAGCagcataaacaacaacaacaacgttaCCATCCCGAACAACAATCTACTAACCGGTGGCGGTCCTGGGACGGTCCCGCAAAAGCCACCGTCCAGTGTGCAGGATTTAAGAATTTTGCAAAAGAAGGTGCACGGCTCCGTCGTGAACCTGGCGCCAAACGATGGGCCCCCGCACGGTGCCGGGTACGATGGGCGCGATCTCACCGGTGGTCCGCTTGGTCCACCGCCTCCACCACCCCCGGGTGGTGCGGTGTTAAATATTCCACCCCAGTTCCTACCGCCACCGTTGAATCTGTTGCGTGCGCCCTTCTTCCCGCTCAACCCGGCCCAGCTACGGTTCCCCGCGGGGTTTCCGAACCTACCGAATGCACAGCCTccgccggcaccaccaccaccaccaccgatgggACCACCGCCGAGCCCACTGGCGGGTGGCCCTCTAGGCGGTCCTGCCGGTAGCCGACCACCCCTCCCGAACCTGCTCGGATTCGGTGGTGCCGCTCCACCTGTCACGATTCTCGTCCCGTATCCCATCATCATACCGCTACCGCTACCCATTCCCGTACCGATTCCTGTGATAGACTTCCTGAAAGCGGCCCTCCCGAAGGGAGAAAGTGAGAAGGCGGACGAGAAACGGGCGGAACAGAAGGACGAACAACGCGCGACGGACACAACGGCGGTGATGCTGGTGGATAGTGACGAGGCGTTGGGTGGTGAGGAGGCGCCGCTGCCGGACCCTCCGCTTGAGGATGATTCCGATGTGCCGCTCGATTTTACCGTGGGCAGCCAGGGAAAGGAGGCGGAGCGAGACGCACCAACAAGCAGTCGAAACGAGCCGTGGAACGACCTGCCGGTGGAAACTTCCAGCCCGGTGCGCGAGCCAGCGCTGCCAACGTATGCACTCTCGACGATTGTGGCGGCTGAAACGGCGGGCGTTCCTGTGCCACCGATGGGTGAAGATGAGGCACACTGCGAGCCCGCTGAGTCTGCCAAGCGATTATTGCCAAAGTTTAAAATCACCCGGCTGGAGGGGGGTGGAAAGATGGTGCTACAGGAGGGTGTTGTGGAGGGCGGCACAAAGGACGAGACGGACATGGAGCGCGAACGCAAGGAGATGGTGGAGCGCAGCAGGCCGTTGCGCAAGCGGAAGCGGCTCGTGGTGCAGCAGCATCTGCACGAGCTGGCGGAAGAGCACGAGCTGGCGGAGCGTACGAACGATGGGGATGGGAACACCGGGGAAGCGCAAGAGTACCGGAGCGGTGGCATTGAGCTGCGGTCGGGTAATAAAAGTGTGAGCAAGTAA